A stretch of the Lolium perenne isolate Kyuss_39 chromosome 3, Kyuss_2.0, whole genome shotgun sequence genome encodes the following:
- the LOC127345758 gene encoding glutathione transferase GST 23-like: MSSPAAVKVIGAFDSPFSHRAEAALRLKGVPYELVLEDLRNKSELLLTHNPVHKKVPVLLHGDRAVCESLLIVEYVDEAFDGPALLPADPHERAMARFWSRFLDDKCSKPFWLAMWTDGEAKKGYVKEIKESFALLEAQLEGKRFFGGDAIGLVDIAACGFAHWLGVCEEVSGVTLVTDDEFPRLRRWAVEYVSDEKIGACLPADRAVLLEHFSAKKEMFMAMAKSMLPK, translated from the exons ATGAGCTCGCCGGCGGCAGTGAAGGTGATCGGCGCATTCGACAGCCCATTCAGCCACCGTGCCGAGGCCGCCCTGCGGCTCAAGGGGGTCCCCTACGAGCTCGTCCTGGAGGACCTGCGCAACAAGAGCGAGCTGCTGCTCACCCACAACCCCGTCCACAAGAAGGTGCCCGTGCTCCTCCACGGCGACCGCGCCGTCTGCGAGTCCCTCCTCATTGTGGAGTACGTCGACGAGGCATTTGACGGCCCGGCGCTCCTCCCCGCCGACCCACACGAGAGGGCCATGGCCCGCTTCTGGTCCCGCTTCCTCGACGACAAG TGCTCCAAGCCGTTCTGGCTGGCGATGTGGACGGATGGCGAGGCGAAGAAGGGGTACGTGAAGGAGATCAAGGAGAGCTTCGCGCTGCTGGAGGCGCAGCTGGAGGGGAAGAGGTTCttcggcggcgacgccatcggccTCGTCGACATCGCGGCGTGCGGGTTCGCGCACTGGCTGGGCGTCTGCGAGGAGGTCTCCGGGGTGACCCTGGTCACCGACGACGAGTTCCCCCGCCTGCGCCGCTGGGCCGTGGAGTACGTCTCCGACGAGAAGATCGGCGCGTGCCTGCCCGCGGACAGGGCCGTGCTGCTCGAGCACTTCTCCGCCAAGAAGGAGATGTTCATGGCCATGGCCAAGTCCATGCTGCCCAAGTGA
- the LOC127340411 gene encoding glutathione transferase GST 23-like, with protein MSEPVKLIGSLGSPYVHRAEVALRLKGVPYQLILEDLDDKSELLFTHNPANEKVPVLLHGDRSAVCESLVIVEYVDETFDGPPLLPADSHGRAMARFWARFVDEKCSMSMWGALIWMIVGQTHSEPAETVKDNLTLQERQLPEGKRFFGGDTIGYLDIAVGGITLWLGVFEQVAGMPLLTEEKHYTADETVRRCLPERGHLVAALTVRKELYVGLAKPAVPHAQTS; from the exons ATGTCTGAACCGGTGAAGCTCATCGGCTCCCTAGGCAGCCCGTACGTCCACCGGGCCGAGGTGGCCCTGCGGCTTAAGGGAGTCCCCTACCAGCTCATCCTCGAGGACCTCGACGACAAGAGCGAGCTTCTGTTCACGCACAACCCCGCCAATGAGAAGGTCCCGGTGCTGCTCCACGGGGACCGCTCCGCCGTCTGCGAGTCGCTCGTCATCGTCGAGTATGTCGACGAGACCTTTGATGGCCCGCCGCTCCTGCCGGCCGACTCGCACGGCCGAGCAATGGCCCGTTTCTGGGCTCGCTTTGTCGATGAAAAG TGTTCGATGTCTATGTGGGGGGCGCTGATCTGGATGATCGTCGGCCAGACGCATAGCGAGCCAGCGGAAACGGTGAAGGATAACCTAACACTCCAAGAAAGACAGTTGCCGGAGGGGAAGAGGTTCTTTGGAGGCGACACCATCGGCTACCTAGACATAGCCGTCGGTGGGATCACTCTATGGTTGGGAGTGTTCGAGCAGGTTGCCGGTATGCCCCTGCTCACCGAGGAGAAGCACTACACGGCAGACGAGACCGTGAGGCGGTGCCTGCCGGAGAGGGGCCACCTCGTTGCCGCCCTCACGGTGAGGAAGGAGCTATACGTAGGCCTAGCCAAACCTGCGGTGCCACATGCGCAGACTAGCTAG
- the LOC127345755 gene encoding glutathione transferase GST 23-like, with translation MMAEPVKLIGCFGSPFVHRVEVALRLKGVPYELVEEDLNNKSDLLAKHNPFHQKVPVLLHGDRPAVCESLVIIEYVDEAFSGPSLLPSDPYERAMARFWAAFMYKECKDSMWIALWTDGEVQAASAREMKANLTLIERQLAEGKKFFGGNTIGFLDIAVGGIAHWMGVFEEVAGVRLLIEEEHPALCRWAREYTLDETVGQCLPDRDRVVAALTPRKELYVSIAKAMAAQK, from the exons ATGATGGCTGAGCCAGTGAAGCTCATCGGTTGCTTCGGCAGCCCATTCGTGCACCGCGTCGAGGTGGCCCTGAGGCTCAAGGGAGTCCCCTACGAACTCGTTGAAGAAGATCTCAACAACAAAAGTGACTTGTTGGCGAAGCACAATCCTTTCCACCAGAAGGTCCCCGTGCTCCTCCATGGAGACCGTCCGGCCGTGTGCGAGTCCCTCGTCATCATTGAATACGTCGATGAAGCCTTCAGCGGCCCGTCGCTCCTCCCCTCTGACCCCTACGAAAGGGCCATGGCCCGCTTCTGGGCCGCCTTCATGTACAAGGAG TGCAAGGATTCCATGTGGATTGCGTTGTGGACGGACGGCGAGGTGCAGGCGGCGTCAGCAAGGGAGATGAAGGCGAACCTGACACTCATCGAGAGGCAGCTGGCAGAGGGGAAGAAGTTCTTCGGAGGCAACACAATCGGGTTCCTCGACATAGCCGTAGGTGGGATCGCGCACTGGATGGGAGTGTTCGAAGAGGTCGCAGGGGTGCGTCTGCTCATCGAGGAGGAGCACCCGGCGCTATGCCGGTGGGCGAGGGAGTACACACTGGACGAGACTGTTGGGCAGTGCCTTCCGGACAGAGACCGCGTGGTTGCTGCTTTAACTCCGAGGAAGGAGCTGTATGTAAGCATAGCTAAGGCAATGGCCGCACAGAAGTAG